In the Arachis ipaensis cultivar K30076 chromosome B10, Araip1.1, whole genome shotgun sequence genome, one interval contains:
- the LOC110268225 gene encoding uncharacterized protein LOC110268225, with protein sequence MSLVLGFGLKWLLLVMRRWSLLWVFLVFRQVLLLRFVLFVSKFMVHAHNVASVLLISMPCVHLGLATEWRAPNPDTILIMQTPLGVISTKSLLQTKKKTGSRLISSRRTKIMKSLGTMVTEQLLMVLTRKGQCFQSFVQVPQLSFTPKMELKVSPNQPTCHLLVL encoded by the exons ATGTCACTTGTGCTTGGTTTCGGCCTGAAGTGGCTTTTGCTAGTGATGAGAAGATGGAGCCTGCTTTGGGTATTCTTAGTATTCCGTCAAGTTCTTTTGTTAAG ATTCGTGTTATTTGTAAGCAAATTCATGGTTCATGCACACAATGTTGCAAGTGTTCTACTTATTTCCATGCCATGTGTGCATCTAGGGCTGGCTACTGAATGGAG GGCTCCCAATCCAGACACTATTTTGATTATGCAAACCCCCCTTGGGGTCATTTCAACTAAAAGTCTTCTACAAACTAAGAAAAAAACGGGTTCCAGGCTAATttcctctagaagaacaaag ATTATGAAGAGCTTGGGCACGATGGTAACAGAACAGTTGCTAATGGTGTTGACAAGGAAGGGCCAGTGCTTTCAAAGCTTTGTTCAAGTTCCACAACTGAGCTTCACCCCAAAAATGGAGCTCAAGGTGAGTCCAAACCAACCAACATGCCACCTACTAGTGTTATGA